CCCTGCGTCGTGGCCGTCGTGTATCCCGAGTATCATGGGAGCGCCTCCCGGGTTGTAGTTTACCCGTAAGTAATTTACTCAGGAGTAAATTACCCAAAAGGGAAAGAGAAATCAATAAGTCCTCGCGAAGCGCGCGATGAACTTTGCCTCCCTGCCGCAGACCGGGCACTTCTTCCCTTCTGGTGCCTTAGCTGTCTCCTCCGGGTAGGGGATGCCCAGCATCTTGGCGTCCAGTTCTTCCTCCATCTTGAGGCCGCACTCCTCCTCGCCACACCAGGGAATCTCCACGATTCCGCGCCTGTTCTCAAAGACTCCTTTTGCCTCCTCAATCGTGTCAACGCGCTTGATGTGGCTCTCGAGGAACTCCCTGGCGCGGTTGTAGAGGTTCTCCATTATCTCGTCGAAGGTTCTCCTGACGGCTTCAACGATCTCAGCCCTCTCAACGACCTCCTTCGTGAGGGTGTCGCGCCTAGCTATGACGGCTTTTCCGCCCTCAACGTCCTTCGGGCCGACCTCTATCCTCACCGGAACGCCCTTCAGCTCCCAGTCGTAGTACTTCCTGCCCGGCCTTATATCGCGCTCATCGACGTGGACGCGGATTCCGGCGTCCCTCAGCTCCTCCGCTATCTCCCTCGCGTAGGCGAAGACGTCCACCTCTGCATCCTTCTTCGGAATCGGGACTATAACCACCTGAATCGGCGCTATCGTCGGGGGCAGGACGAGGCCGTTGTCGTCGCCGTGGATGGCCATGACGGCAGCCAAAAGGCGCTCGCTCATTCCGAAGGTCGTCTGGTGGACGTACTCATGCTCGCCCTCCTCGGTCTCGTACTGGATGTTATATGCCTTAGCGAAGTTCTGCCTGTAGTTGTGCATCGTACCTATCTGGAGCGTCCTGCCGTCGGGCATCATGACCTCCGCGCCGAGGGAGTAGTAGGCCCCGGGGAACTTGTCCCAGTCCGGGCGCTTGGAGACTATGTACGGAATCGCGAGGAACTTCGCGAGCCTGTCGAATATCTCAAGGTCCTCCCTTATCTGCCTCTCGGCATCCTCATAGCTGTCGTGGGCTGTGTGGGCCTCAAAGAACCGGCTTATCTCCCTCACGCGGATGAGCGGCCTCGTATGCTTGGTCTCGTAGCGGTAGGTGTTGACTATCTGATAGACCTTGAACGGAAGGTCCGCGTGGGAGCGAATCCAGAGCGAGAACATCGAATACATTGCCGTCTCGCTCGTGGGCCTGAGGATGAGCCTGACGTCGAGCGGATCTAAACCGGCATGTGTGACCCAGTAAACCTCGCCCTCGAAGCCCTTTATGTGCTCCGCCTCCTTCTGGAACTCAGTTTCGGGGATGAGCGCGGGGAAGAGAACCTCGTCATGGCCGGTTCTCTCCATCTCGGAGTGTATAAAGCGCTCGATGTTGCGCATGATTTTGAGGCCGTAGGGGAGCCAGATGTTCATCCCCTTGACCGGATAGCGCTTGTCCTGGATTCCAGCGGTCTCGATAAGCTCGTTGTACCACTCGCTGAAATTCTCGCTCCACTTTTCCCTCTTAACTTTACCCCCCATCTGCACCACCTAAAGGGAGAAACCGGAAAAGTTTTTAAGTTTTCCCGGAGGTGGCCCGGCTTTTTGACAAACCGTAAAGGAAAACCTTATTAGGGTCGTTTCGATAAGCGTCTTAAGGTGATAACATGAGGCCAAAGGTAGCGGTTCTTTTTAAGATGAAGAGCAAACCGACCGAGGAGCTAAAGAAGTACGCGGACGTCGAGTTCATCCTCTATCCGACTGTTGAAGAGCTCAAAGAACGCATAGGAGAGTTCGACGGCGTAATAATCTCGCCCCTCAATAAGCTTCCCCGTGAGGTCATCGAGAGGGCAGGGAGGCTGAAGGTCATAAGCTGTCATTCAGCTGGCTACGACCACGTTGACGTGAAAGCGGCAACAGAGCGCGGGATTTACGTTACCAAAGTTTCGGGAGTTCTGAGCGAGGCAGTTGCTGAATTCGCCGTCGGCTTGACCATTGCTCTCCTCAGGAAGATCGCATACACCGACAAGCTCATCCGTTCCGGCAAGTGGGAGAACCAGGCGATTATATGGAGCTCTTTCAAGGACGTAGAAACGGTTTACGGCAAAAAGGTGGGAATCCTCGGCATGGGCGCCATAGGGAAGGCGATAGCGAGGAGAATGAAGGCGATGGGAACGGAAATCCTCTACTGGTCGCGCTCGAGGAAGGAGGATGTCGAGAAGGATGTTGGTGCAGTTTACAAACCGCTGGAGGACGTCCTGAGGGAGAGCGACATAGTGATCTTAGCGCTTCCCGCAACGCCCGAGACCTACCACATTATCAACGAGGAGAGGATAAAGCTCCTCGAGGGCAAGTATCTGGTGAACATTGGAAGAGGGACCCTCGTGGACGAGAAAGCTGTAGTTAAGGCCATCGAGGAGGGCAAACTCAAGGGCTACGCCACCGATGTCTTCGAGAAGGAACCCATCCAGGAGCACGAACTCTTCAAGTACGAATGGGAGACCGTCTTAACGCCCCACCACGCTGGCCTCTCAAAGGAGGCGATGGAGGACATGGGATTCCAGGCGGTAAAGAACCTCCTCGCGGTTCTGCGTGGCGAAGTTCCGAAAGACCTCGTGAACCGTGAGGTTCTTAAAATCCGCCCGCCCGAAGAAGTCAAGATGCTCTGAGGCGGTTGAGATGCTAGTTGAGGAGCTTAGGGAGATTACACGGATTCCGGGTATTTCCGGCTATGAGGAGAAGGTCAGGGAAAAGCTCATCGAGTGGATAGAGCCCTACGCGGACTACACCGTTGACACCATCGGGAACCTCGTCGTCGAGCTCGGCGAGGGCGAGCTTAAGGCCATCTTCATGGCCCACATGGACGAGATAGGTCTGCTCATCACGGGAATAAGGCCCGATGGGAAGCTGACCTTTAGAAAAATCGGGGGAATAGACGACCGCCTTCTGTACGGAAGGCATTTGGACGTCATCACTGAAAACGGGAAGCTCGACGGCGTTATCGGGGCACTTCCGGTGCACCTCAACCTTGAGCGGAAGTTCGACACGGTTCCGTGGAGCAAGCTCGTCATAGACATAGGTGCGGAGAGCAGGGAAGAAGCTGAAAAGCTCGGCGTTAAGGTTCTCGACTACGCGGTCTTCAAGAAGCACTTCGCGGTTCTGAACGACCGCTACGTCTCGACCCGCTCGCTGGATGATCGCTTCGGCGTTGTGGCGCTCGTTGAGGCAATCAAAGACCTCGTTGACCACGACCTCGATGGGCGCTACATCTTCGCCTTCACCGTCCAGGAGGAGATAGGCCTCAAGGGCGCGCGCTTTCTGGCGGAGAAGTACTCGCCCAAGTACGCCTTTGCAGTGGATTCTTTCGCCTGCTGTGGTGACTTAACCGGCGACGTCAGGCTCGGCGGGGGCGCTGTGATAAGGGCTGTAGACAACTCGGCCATATACACCAGAGCCCTTGCAAGAAAGGTCGCTGAAATCGCCCGCAGGAACGAGATTCCTCTCCAGGTCGGCGTTACCGGCGGTGGGACAGACGCGTCAGTCTTCCAGCACAAGAGTGAAGTCTTGGCTTTGAGCGTGCCCATCAAGTACCTCCACAGCGAGGTCGAGACGCTCCATTTGGCTGACCTTGAGGCACTGATAAAGCTCATCGAGGCAATAGCGTTTGAGCTTTAGTCTTTTAACCCCTTTCAATTCCATGCTTGGATGGAGATGAAACAACGAGAACAGTGGAGGTGGTCGTTTGCTTAAATACCTGGGCTACTTTGGCGTTGGAATCTTCATCGGAATCCTTGCGGCGATGTTCGGCCTCGGCGGGGGATTCCTGGTAGTGCCTACCCTCAACTTCCTCGGCGTCGAGATACACCACGCCGTTGGAACTTCGAGCGCGGCGGTTGTCTTCACATCGCTCAGCTCGGCCATAGCCTACCACAGGCAGCGCAGAATCCACTATAAAGCCGGTCTCCTGCTCGCTTCAACCGCCGTGGTCGGCGCCTACATAGGCGCGTGGGCGACGAGCTACATAAGCGCCTCCCAGCTCAAGGTGATCTTCGGTATAGTCCTCTTCCTCGTTGCGATAAGGATTTACAGGAAGAAGAGCGCCGAGCCGCACGAGGTCAGGCTTGAGGACGTAGAGCTCGACTACAGGCTTATCCCGGTTGGCGGCTTCATAGCGGGAATAGCCAGCGGGCTTTTAGGCATAGGGGGAGGAGCGATAAACGTGCCGTTTCTGACGGCGATGGGACTGCCAATCCACTACGCGGTGGCGACTTCAAGCTTTGCAATAGTCTTCACGGCAACGAGCGGGGCTTTGAAGCACTACATGATGGGCAACGTTGAGGTGGAGTGGCTTCTCCTCCTCGTGCCGGGCCTCATAATCGGAGCCCAGCTCGGTGCGAGGATAGCGAAGAGAACCAAAGCTTCCTCACTCGGCAAGGCTTTCGCCGTTGTTCTGGCCTTTCTGGCCATCAGGATGGTGCTCAAGGGGCTTGGCTTCGCGGTTCCGTGAGTTCCTTCCCCTTCTGATTTTTACGTAAATCACCAGGAGCGTTGCTGAAACCGCCAGGGAGACGAGCCACGCAACGATAAGGGGCATGTCGTAGGAGTAGTAAAACCCGTCCAGTCCTTCTACAAAGATATAGATTATCATTGGAAAGAGCAACATCAGGGCCAGCAAAAGCCCGATAAAGCCTCCGATAATGAAAACAAGAATGTTTGAACTCCCGTAGCCCATCTCACCCCTGATAAATCCCTCTGCCCAGTAGTCGAGGAGAATCGTGAACGTGCTCAGAATTCCGGCACCGAGGGGATGGATGGGCCTCAGTCTCTCCCTTCTCCACTCAATTATACCGTAGGCAGTTATGAGGATGAGAAAGGCTCCGGCACAACTCAGCCACGTGGAGAGGTCTTTGTAAAAACCGTAGGGAGCGTCCCAGTTGGCGAAGGTTATTGCCCCTGGCTGGGTGAGGGTAAACGCCAGACTGACGAGGAGCCAGTAGAGAACAACTCTGTGTTCCATAATCAAGGTTATCATTCAATCCACAAAAGACTTTCGTCAATTTTTTAAGAGTCCTACCTAATCCACCCCTATGATCTCCTATTTCATCGATTTTATCCTCGGCCTTGGCATTGGCTTCATTGCAGGTTTACTCGGCGTCGGTGGCGGCTTCCTCATAGTGCCGACCTTAGTTCTCCTTGGGGAGCCGATACACCTGGCGATAGGCACGAGCTTGGCCTGCATAACGATAAGCGCCCTTGCATCAGCTTACACGCATCTCCGCAGGGGGGCGGTTCTCTTCAAGGTCGTCCTCATAAAAGAGGCCTTCTCAGTACCTTTCGCTATAATCGGGGCCTACCTTTCCGCGGTAACGCCCGAGCGGGCGCTTCGGCTTATCTTTGCAGGTCTTCTACTTTACCTGACGTACACCCTCCTGCGAAGCGGGGGGAAATCCCTCCAGGAGTCCGCTGGGGAGGTGAACTACCTCCGCGTTCCGATCGTTGGAATCCTCGCTGGTTTGACGAGCGGCCTGCTCGGCATAAGCGGAGGAATCCTGAACGTTCCGCTGTTTCACACCTACGTTGGTATTCCGATGCGCTACTCCGTCGGAACCTCAAGCCTCTCTCTGTTATTCACTGCCTTAGCTGGTACCATTGCCCACTACCGCCTCGAACAGGTTGACGTCAATATGGTCCTCCTCCTTGCCCCGGGCCTCATGCTGGGGGCGCACTACGGTGCTCTAACCGTCCACAGGGTTGAACCGTCCCTAATAAGGCGCCTGTTCGCGGTTCTGCTCGTGATAATAGCGCTTAAGATGCTCCTGTGAGCGAAGGTGTTTAAAGGGCAACGTCCAAGTTCAGCCGGTGGGAGAATGAACGAGCTATTCGAAAGGGTGAAGGAAGAGTACGGCGTTGAGATACGCGATGAGAACGACATGACTAACGCCTGGAAGCTGGTTGAGGCCCTCAAGGAGAAGGGCTGGGTGGTCTACATCATCACCGCCAAGGGACGGGAGCAGGTCGATGCATGGCACCCCTCCTTCGGGTCCTTATTCGCCCAGTTCGGCGAGAATCCAAACTTTGGAAGCGTTCTGGAGGGCATTTGCAACATAGCGCTCCTTGTGAAGGAGCTTGAGAAGAATGGAACGCTCTGAAACGTTCGTTTCACCGAAGTCCTAAAATAAGATGTGGGCCTCCCTACATCGGTGATGCCCATGAATGGGATGAAGGGCCTTGCACTGGCCCTGGCAGTGTTGCTGCTTGGAAGTTTGATGCCCCTCGGACTGGCCAAGAGCAACGGCACCGCCTCCAACAGCACCGGGACCTATACTGGAATGCTTGACAACAGCACCAGGGAGATGGTTATAGCCGGCAACCTCGTTGAGAAGCTCCAGCACCTCAGCAAGTTAGCGGAAGATAAGATTGAACCTATAAAGGACAAACTTCCCGAGAACTCGAGCATACTGAAGAACTACGGCCTCGCCGAGGAGTTCAAGGACAGGGCAATCGAGGAGTACAACGCGGGCGACTACCACAACTCCATCCTCGACAGTCTCACAGCAATGCACTACTACCGGCTGGCACTCGAGGGGCTCAAAGAAGGAAAGGAGAAGGCTCAGGACATCAGGGAGCACATCCGCATGGAAGTGGAGAGGCTCCAGGAATACTTCAGGTTCGTCGAGAAGACCATCAGAATCGCAGAGAGCAGGGGTATAGACGTTAGCAACCTCACCGGGCTCTACAACGAGACAAAGGAAGCCTACGGAACGGTCCTTGAAGAGCTGAATGCGGGGGACTACGAGAAGGCGAAGGCCGACCTAGAGGTGGCCCAGGAGAAGAAGGCCCTCCTCGACGAGGAGCTAAGAAAGGTAAGGGAGGAGTTGGCCTACAAGAACGCCGACAAGATTGTCAAGGACTTCCTCGTGAAGGGAGAGAAAGGAATCGAGATGGCAGAGAAGGCCATTCAGCTCGGTCAGGAGAAGGGCTACAACGTCACCGAACTCCAGGAGAGGCTCAACGCCTTCACGGCCGTCTACAACCAGGTTAAGGAGCTGGCCGATGAGGGCCAGTGGGAGGAGGCACTGAGCGTCATGCAGGAGAACAGGGAGACGATTGAGGAGTTCCACAAGGCGATAGAGTTCATAATGAGGAAGGTTCACGAGAGGGAGCTCCAGGAGAAGCTTACGGACATGAGGGCGTTCCTCAGGGAGATGAATGAGAGGATTCAGAAGGACGCGAGGGCCCTCAGAGAGCTCAAGGGGCAGGGTGTTGATACCCGCAGGGCAGAGGCTCAGCTTAAGGTCGCTGTCCAAGAGCTAAAGGTAGGGGTTGAGCTGCTCAAGGCTCAAAAGCCAGCAGGGGCTAGAGCGCACTTTGCAGTGGTGCTGGAGATGCTCCGCCGCGTCGACGAGTTCATACTAGCCCACTCCTGACCTTTCCTTCTTTTTACGGAGGGATGTTAATGAAGGGGCTGAAATTGTTTGTTATCCTCCTGCTCGCGCTCATTCCAGTTGCTCATCTGGTTAGCGCTTATACCGTCTCTTCCCTCATTCTGACCGTTTACGGGGACGGTTACGTTGAGGTAAGCTATGAGATACTCCCCGATGATTATTCATCTCAAATCGTCCTCCCCCTGCTTGGCTCCTACTATGAGAACGTTATCGTGGAGGATGAGAACGGTGAGCCCCTGAACTACCGGCTTGAGAACGGGACGCTGCTCATCTACAACAGGTAGCGCGGAGCTGGTGAACGTCACCTACTACACCCCCGATCTGACCTCCAAGGAGGGAATTGTGTGGACGCTGAGCGTTTCGTCCAACGAGTCCTTCACCGTTGTGCTCCCTGAGAGCGCGATAGTCGTTGACCTGAGCGACATCCCGCTTGAGATAGCCGGAAACTCAATCACCATGCCGCCAGGGAACCAGAGCATTTCGTATACCTTAGAGGGGAGAACGACAACGTCCGGAACCGGCGGAGCTGGAGGGGAGCCAACCGGGGGCTCAGCTACCGTTCTCTTTGTCATCGTGGCTATCGCCCTCGCCGTGGGGGCTGCTTACTTCGGGCTGAAAAAGAAGTCCGGAAGCTTCGGCGGCAAGATGCCGACGAAGGAAGAATTTGAGGCAAAGCTGGCCAACCTCGACCTCACAGAGGAAGAGAGGAGGGCCCTGCTGTATCTGTTTGACAAGGGCGGAAAAGCGAGCCAGGCAGAGGTCAGAGAAGCGATAGGTCTGCCGAAGACGACCGCCTGGAGGATGTTCAAGCGCCTCGAGAGAAAGGGCCTCGTGAAGATACTGAAGGGGAAGAAAGAGAACTGGGTGGAGCTCAGGTTCTGAGCTCCCTCACCTTATTCTTGAACCAAGCTTTATTTCTTTGTCTGGCATGAGCAGGGCGACGTTCTCTCCATCGTCGGCAGCGAGGAGCATTCCCTGGCTCTCAACGCCGCGGAGCTTCTTGGGCTCGAGGTTCGCTATAATGACGACGTAGTGGTTGAGCAGCTCTTCCGGCTTGTAGTACTTCTTCAGCCCGGCGACGAGCTGCCTGACCTCGTCTCCGAGGTCGACCTTTACCACGTAGAGTCTGTCGGCGTTGGGGTGGTCCTTGACCTCGATTATCTTTCCAACCCTCAAATCAAGCTTCGCAAAGTCGTCAAAGCTTATGTACTCCATCTTTTTACCCTCCTTTTTTGCATTCTCCTTCTTTCCGGGAGATTTGGCCTTTTCGGCCTTTCCACCTTTTACCTCGGGAACCTCCTTGTAGATAGCCTCAAGGAGCGCAAGGGCTTCCTTCTTTCTCTCCTCACCGAAGCGCTCGAGGATGACCTTGAAGACGTCATCCTTCTTGTAGTACTTCTCAAGGAGCAGTTTGGCACTCTCGGGGTTGCCCCTTCCTATGTAGTTCACGATGAAGTGGATTATCTCCTCGTCGGTCACCTTCCTGAACATCGGGAAGGCCTTCCTGACGCGGTGGCCAGCTTTAAGCTCGCTGAACTCCCAGCTCTTTGACTCCTCAAGGTTGAGGAGGTGCCATATCTTCTCGCTCGCGTCCGGTAGGAACGGCTCGAGGAGGATTCCAAGGGCCTTGACGATCTGGAGCGAGACGTTCACTGTCGTTGCCGTCCTCTCGCGGTCGGTCTTGGCAGTCTTCCAGGGCTTCTGGTAGTCGAAGTAGCGGTTTCCGAAGATTGCCAGCTCCATAACGCGCTTAAGGGCATCCTTGAAGCGATAGTTCATTATAAGCTCGCCGACCTCTTCAAACGCCTTCTCAATCTCCTCGAAGGCTTGCCTGTCGAGGTCGTCGAGCTCTCCCCTCTCCGGCACAATGCCGTCGAAGTACCTGTTCACGAAGGTCATTGCACGGTGCACGAAGTTTCCGAGGTTGTTGACGAGCTCCTCATTTATCTTACTCTTGAAGTCGGCGAAGTTGAAGTCGCTGTCCCTCGTTTCCGGCATTATGGCTGTGAGGTAGTAGCGCAGGTAATCTGCAGGGAATGCATCCAGGAACTCGTGGACCCATATCGCCCAGTTCCTGCTCGTCGAGAACTTCCTGCCCTCGAGGTTGAGGTACTCGTTGGCCGGGATGTCGTAGGGCAGGTTCCACTCTGCCTCGACTTCCTCATCCTTGTATTTGCCGTAAGCCATCAGGAAGGCGGGCCAGAATATCGCGTGGAATGGCACGTTGTCCTTGCCGATGAAGTGGATGACCTTAGTCTGCCCGTCGAGGTTGAGCCAGAACTTCTTCCACTCGTTTTCCCTTCCTTCCCTCTTCAGGTGCTCGATGGTGATGCTGATGTAGCCTATCGGGGCCTCGAACCAGACGTAGAGGACCTTACCCCTGACGTCCTCTTCGTCGAGCGGAACCGGGATTCCCCAGTCGAGGTCGCGAGTCATGGCCCTCTCTTCAAGCCCCTCGTTTATCCAGCCGAGGACGGTGTTGCGAACGTTCGGTTTCCAGTGCTCCTGGCTCTCGACCCACTTCTTGAGCCTCTCCTGAAAGTCCTGCATTTTTATGTAGTAGTGAGCCGAGCCCTTGAAGGTCACCGGGTTGCCGCAGATGTTGCAGCGCGGGTTGATGAGTATCTCAGGCGTGAGGGGATGGCCGCAGACCTCACACTGGTCTCCCCTCTGGTTTTCCGCTCCACAGTAGGGGCAAGTTCCGATGACGTATCTGTCCGGCAGGAACATCTTGTCGTGCTCGCAGTAGGCCTGCTTGCTGACCTTCTTAACGAGGTGGCCGTTTTCGAGCGCCTTTAGAAAGAACTCCTGGCTGAGCCTGTAGTGGACGGGCAGTTCAGTCCTTCCAAAGAAATCGAAGCTTATCTTCGCCCTCTCGAAGGTCGTCTTTATGTGCTCGTGGAACTCATCGACGATCTCCCTTGGGCTCCTACCCTCTTTGAGCGCGCGGAATGTTATCGGGGTTCCATGCTCGTCGGTTCCGCAGATGAAGAGCACTTCCTCGCCCTTGAGCCTTAGATAGCGCACGAAGATGTCCGCTGGAAGGTAAGCCCCGGCGAGGTGTCCCGCGTGAATCGGCCCGTTAGCGTAAGGTAACGCCGAGGTGACCATGTACCTGACCATTTTAACCACCGTCCGCCAATGATTCTGCTCCCTTATAAGCCCTGCGGGTTTTAAACATTACGGTGAGTTATTAAGCGGTGGAGAAAATATGTAGATTTTGATATAAAATCACTCCCCAGTGAGATTCTTCAACTATTACGAGGGGACTTCTCCTTCAGCTCGAGGAACTTTTTGAAGACCCCGGCTCGACGAAGACGAGAACCCCAGCGGTTATAACGCGGTTGGCACTGGCGGTCATGCCGCAGCCCACAGGCACCACCCTAAAAGTTTAAGACGTTGGGGCTGATTTGATTTTCGGTGTGAAAAATGAAATCCCGCGTCATAGAGCGCTTTAAATTTGAGGCCGCCCACGCAGTCGTCATAGATGGCCAAGCGGAGGAGATACACGGACACACCTTCCGGCTTGAAATAGCCGTTGAAGGTCCGCTGAGGAACGGCTACGTCATCGACTTTCTCCAGCTGAGGGCGATCGTTGAGGATATCCTCGAACAGCTCGATCACAGAAATCTAAACACGTTCTTCGATAATCCGACGACGGAGAACATTGCCCTCTGGATTGCCGGTGAGGTTGAGAAGAGACTGCCGGAGGGGGTTAAGCTCCACCGCTTGAGGCTCTGGGAGGGCGACGAGAACGGGGTTGAGTTTGAGTTCTGAAAAAAATTCTGTTTGGAATACAACGGTAAAAAGTTCTTCGGCCCTTTAACCCTCTCTTGGTCGGGGTGAATCGGCTCTAACTTCCTTCACGCTTTCAACCATCGCCACGCCGTTCTTAGAGCCGTTCAGGTCGATCTTTCCCGGAAGCAGGGACTTAACTGGAATGGCCTTTCCCTTCTCCTCTGTTGGAGACCAGTCTATCAGGTCGCCCTCTTCCACTTCAAGCGTCCTTATCAGTCCGACCGGGCCCTCGATGATGTACTTCGCGGCCTTCTTTGGGGAGTAGAGCCGCCACTTTTTGGCCCTCTTGAAGTCCACAACGCGCCTCGCCGAGTCCAGCCAGATGACGTCTATCTCCGAGAGCATGAAGAACATGTGAATCGAGGCGTTGGCCTTTGTTTCAGCTGGCAGAACGAAGACTAGGGCGTAGTTGATGTTCTTGGCCAGCATTAACCCCCTGAAGCGCTTGAAGAAAGTGTCCGCCATCCTGACGGGCCCATGCCAGACCCTGCCCTTGGTCTCGTTGGTTATCATGGTAAGAAATGGAGGGGATAGATTGATAAGGTTTTGGGAGGGAAGAAAAAATCAGAGCTCCCCTGCCTTGGCCTTTTCCCCGATCTCAAAGCCTTTTTTGAGGGCTCTTTTGTTTATCTCCTCCGTGCCCTTCGGGACCGTGTCGAGGACGGCCTTCTCAATTGCCTCCTTGCTTACAACGTCTGTCCACGCCGTCAGAATTCCGAGGGTCAGGATGTTCATGGTAAGGCTCAGCCCGGTGGTCTCCTCGGCTATCTCTGTCAGCGGGAGGGCTATGACGTCAAGCTTCTTCTCGAACTCAAGATCACGGTGGGGAACGAGATCCTTCTCGATTATCACCTTCGCACCTTCCTTAACCGTGTGGAGGTACTTGCTGTAGGCCTCCTGGGAGAAGAAGACCGCGTAGTCCGGCTCAAGAGTCTTGGGGTAGTCTATCGGCTCGTCGCTGATGACCACCTCCGCCTTACTTGCACCGCCCCTTGACTCTGGGCCATAGCTCTGCGTTTGGACCGCGTAGAGGCCCTCATAGACGGCAGCGGCCCTTCCGAGGATGACACTCGCTAATATGACTCCCTGGCCGCCGAACCCGCTGAAGAGAACTTCCTTTCTCATTCTTCCCACCCCATCATCTTCTTGGCGCGCTTCTTATAGGCCTCGTACTCCCTAACCAGTCCGGGCCTGTCCCTGTCGGCGAACTCACCGATGACTATCTTGCCCTCGAGCTCTTCCGGCGGCATCTTCTTGGCCTTTGCGAGCGGGACGGTTATCTTCTGGTACCAGCGGAGCAGCTCTGGCGAAGTCTTCATCCTGTTCCTCCTTCCGAAGCTGATCGGGCACGGCGAGAGGAACTCGACGAGCGAGAAGCCCTCCTTCTGAAGGGCCTTCTTTATGCTGTTGATGCCCTGGAGGTAGTTGAAGACGCTCCACCTTGCCACGTAGTTGGCTCCAGCCGAGACTGCTAAATCCGCTATGTCAAAGGGGTTCTCAAACTGGCCGTAAGGGGCGGTGGTGCCCTTGAGCCCCTTGAGGGCCGTTGGTGCCACCTGTCCACCCGTCATTCCGTAGGTGAAGTTGTTGATGAGTATCACCGTAACGTCGAGGTTCCTCCTTATGGCGTGGATGAAGTGGTTTCCGCCTATCGCAGCGGCATCGCCGTCGCCCATGAAGGCGATTATCTTGAGGTCAGGGTTGGTGAGCTTTATCCCGGTAGCGAAGGCCAAAGCCCTCCCGTGGGTGGTGTGAAGGCCGTCGAAGTTCACAAAACCAGGAACGCGGGAGGAGCAGCCTATTCCGCTGACCCACACTATCTCATCCTGGTTGAGGCCGAGGTCGTCTATCGCGCGGAGCGTGTACTGTAACGCCGAGCCTATTCCACAGCCCGGACAGAATATCGTCGGAAGCATGTCCTTCCTCAGGTACTTCTCGCGGATCTCGTAAGCGGGCTTCAGGTACATCATCCCACCACCCTTTCAACGATCTCCATTGGAGTGTGAACCTCACCGCCTATCTTCGATATCAGCTCGACCTCTGCCTTTCCGTTTGCTCCTTCCTTAACGAGGTGGTAGAGCTGTCCGAGGTTCATCTCCGGGACGTATATCTTCTTCACG
The sequence above is drawn from the Thermococcus pacificus genome and encodes:
- the proS gene encoding proline--tRNA ligase, with protein sequence MGGKVKREKWSENFSEWYNELIETAGIQDKRYPVKGMNIWLPYGLKIMRNIERFIHSEMERTGHDEVLFPALIPETEFQKEAEHIKGFEGEVYWVTHAGLDPLDVRLILRPTSETAMYSMFSLWIRSHADLPFKVYQIVNTYRYETKHTRPLIRVREISRFFEAHTAHDSYEDAERQIREDLEIFDRLAKFLAIPYIVSKRPDWDKFPGAYYSLGAEVMMPDGRTLQIGTMHNYRQNFAKAYNIQYETEEGEHEYVHQTTFGMSERLLAAVMAIHGDDNGLVLPPTIAPIQVVIVPIPKKDAEVDVFAYAREIAEELRDAGIRVHVDERDIRPGRKYYDWELKGVPVRIEVGPKDVEGGKAVIARRDTLTKEVVERAEIVEAVRRTFDEIMENLYNRAREFLESHIKRVDTIEEAKGVFENRRGIVEIPWCGEEECGLKMEEELDAKMLGIPYPEETAKAPEGKKCPVCGREAKFIARFARTY
- a CDS encoding helix-turn-helix transcriptional regulator, which gives rise to MNVTYYTPDLTSKEGIVWTLSVSSNESFTVVLPESAIVVDLSDIPLEIAGNSITMPPGNQSISYTLEGRTTTSGTGGAGGEPTGGSATVLFVIVAIALAVGAAYFGLKKKSGSFGGKMPTKEEFEAKLANLDLTEEERRALLYLFDKGGKASQAEVREAIGLPKTTAWRMFKRLERKGLVKILKGKKENWVELRF
- a CDS encoding coiled-coil domain-containing protein; translated protein: MNGMKGLALALAVLLLGSLMPLGLAKSNGTASNSTGTYTGMLDNSTREMVIAGNLVEKLQHLSKLAEDKIEPIKDKLPENSSILKNYGLAEEFKDRAIEEYNAGDYHNSILDSLTAMHYYRLALEGLKEGKEKAQDIREHIRMEVERLQEYFRFVEKTIRIAESRGIDVSNLTGLYNETKEAYGTVLEELNAGDYEKAKADLEVAQEKKALLDEELRKVREELAYKNADKIVKDFLVKGEKGIEMAEKAIQLGQEKGYNVTELQERLNAFTAVYNQVKELADEGQWEEALSVMQENRETIEEFHKAIEFIMRKVHERELQEKLTDMRAFLREMNERIQKDARALRELKGQGVDTRRAEAQLKVAVQELKVGVELLKAQKPAGARAHFAVVLEMLRRVDEFILAHS
- a CDS encoding M42 family metallopeptidase, which produces MLVEELREITRIPGISGYEEKVREKLIEWIEPYADYTVDTIGNLVVELGEGELKAIFMAHMDEIGLLITGIRPDGKLTFRKIGGIDDRLLYGRHLDVITENGKLDGVIGALPVHLNLERKFDTVPWSKLVIDIGAESREEAEKLGVKVLDYAVFKKHFAVLNDRYVSTRSLDDRFGVVALVEAIKDLVDHDLDGRYIFAFTVQEEIGLKGARFLAEKYSPKYAFAVDSFACCGDLTGDVRLGGGAVIRAVDNSAIYTRALARKVAEIARRNEIPLQVGVTGGGTDASVFQHKSEVLALSVPIKYLHSEVETLHLADLEALIKLIEAIAFEL
- a CDS encoding 2-hydroxyacid dehydrogenase, translated to MRPKVAVLFKMKSKPTEELKKYADVEFILYPTVEELKERIGEFDGVIISPLNKLPREVIERAGRLKVISCHSAGYDHVDVKAATERGIYVTKVSGVLSEAVAEFAVGLTIALLRKIAYTDKLIRSGKWENQAIIWSSFKDVETVYGKKVGILGMGAIGKAIARRMKAMGTEILYWSRSRKEDVEKDVGAVYKPLEDVLRESDIVILALPATPETYHIINEERIKLLEGKYLVNIGRGTLVDEKAVVKAIEEGKLKGYATDVFEKEPIQEHELFKYEWETVLTPHHAGLSKEAMEDMGFQAVKNLLAVLRGEVPKDLVNREVLKIRPPEEVKML
- a CDS encoding sulfite exporter TauE/SafE family protein: MLKYLGYFGVGIFIGILAAMFGLGGGFLVVPTLNFLGVEIHHAVGTSSAAVVFTSLSSAIAYHRQRRIHYKAGLLLASTAVVGAYIGAWATSYISASQLKVIFGIVLFLVAIRIYRKKSAEPHEVRLEDVELDYRLIPVGGFIAGIASGLLGIGGGAINVPFLTAMGLPIHYAVATSSFAIVFTATSGALKHYMMGNVEVEWLLLLVPGLIIGAQLGARIAKRTKASSLGKAFAVVLAFLAIRMVLKGLGFAVP
- a CDS encoding sulfite exporter TauE/SafE family protein yields the protein MISYFIDFILGLGIGFIAGLLGVGGGFLIVPTLVLLGEPIHLAIGTSLACITISALASAYTHLRRGAVLFKVVLIKEAFSVPFAIIGAYLSAVTPERALRLIFAGLLLYLTYTLLRSGGKSLQESAGEVNYLRVPIVGILAGLTSGLLGISGGILNVPLFHTYVGIPMRYSVGTSSLSLLFTALAGTIAHYRLEQVDVNMVLLLAPGLMLGAHYGALTVHRVEPSLIRRLFAVLLVIIALKMLL